A single Carnobacterium inhibens subsp. inhibens DSM 13024 DNA region contains:
- a CDS encoding energy-coupling factor ABC transporter ATP-binding protein, with product MDKIITLKEISYQYHETDERQALNNVSLSIEEGEWIAIIGHNGSGKSTLAKTINGLIAPSQGEVTVGGLVLSEENIWDIREMVGMVFQNPDNQFVGSTVQDDVAFGLENQGIPRDDMIERVKSAITRVKMEDFMEKEPARLSGGQKQRVAIAGVVALRPQIIILDEATSMLDPQGRQEVLATVKEIKEKANLTVISITHDIDEAANANRILVMKNGELVQEGSPEEIFSYGDQLIEMGLDLPFAEKLKSDLRDRGIDVPAEYLTEEGMVDWLWTLLSKK from the coding sequence ATGGATAAAATCATAACATTAAAAGAAATTTCTTATCAATATCATGAAACTGATGAAAGACAGGCATTAAATAATGTTTCTCTCTCAATTGAAGAGGGTGAATGGATCGCAATTATTGGCCATAACGGTTCAGGTAAATCAACTCTAGCTAAAACCATTAATGGATTGATAGCTCCCAGCCAAGGAGAAGTGACAGTTGGTGGTCTTGTATTAAGTGAGGAAAATATTTGGGACATCCGTGAAATGGTTGGAATGGTGTTTCAAAATCCAGACAATCAATTTGTAGGATCAACCGTTCAAGATGATGTGGCTTTTGGTCTAGAAAATCAAGGGATTCCTAGAGATGATATGATCGAACGTGTTAAGAGTGCAATCACGCGCGTTAAAATGGAAGACTTTATGGAAAAAGAACCGGCTCGGTTATCTGGAGGTCAAAAACAAAGGGTAGCTATTGCAGGAGTTGTAGCTTTACGTCCGCAGATCATTATTCTAGATGAAGCGACCAGTATGCTGGATCCGCAAGGTCGACAAGAAGTGCTGGCGACCGTTAAAGAAATCAAAGAAAAAGCGAATCTAACGGTTATTTCGATTACGCATGATATTGATGAAGCAGCAAATGCTAATCGCATCCTAGTGATGAAAAATGGCGAACTGGTACAAGAAGGATCACCGGAAGAGATATTCTCGTATGGAGACCAATTAATTGAAATGGGACTTGATCTGCCTTTTGCTGAAAAGCTGAAAAGCGACTTACGCGATCGCGGCATTGATGTTCCAGCTGAGTACTTGACTGAAGAAGGGATGGTGGACTGGTTATGGACATTACTTTCGAAAAAGTAG
- the rplR gene encoding 50S ribosomal protein L18, whose amino-acid sequence MITKPDKNKLRLKRHGRVRSKISGTAECPRLNVFRSNKNIYAQVIDDVAGVTLASASSLDKEVSGETKVAQASAVGSAIAKSAVEKGIKQVVFDRGGYLYHGRVQALAEAARENGLEF is encoded by the coding sequence GTGATTACAAAACCAGACAAAAACAAACTACGTCTGAAAAGACATGGTCGTGTACGTTCTAAAATTTCTGGTACTGCAGAGTGCCCACGCTTAAACGTGTTCCGTTCTAATAAAAACATCTACGCTCAAGTAATTGATGACGTAGCGGGTGTAACGCTAGCAAGTGCATCTTCATTAGACAAAGAAGTTTCAGGAGAAACAAAAGTAGCACAAGCTTCAGCTGTTGGTTCAGCTATCGCTAAAAGTGCTGTAGAAAAAGGTATCAAACAAGTAGTCTTTGACCGTGGTGGATACCTTTACCATGGCCGTGTGCAAGCTTTAGCTGAAGCTGCTCGCGAAAATGGACTAGAATTTTAA
- the rpsK gene encoding 30S ribosomal protein S11 gives MAKKVTRKRRVKKNVESGVAHIRSTFNNTIVMITDVHGNAISWSSAGSLGFRGSKKSTPFAAQMAAEAAAKVSMENGMKTVEVAVKGPGSGREAAIRSLQATGLEVTAIRDVTPIPHNGCRPPKRRRV, from the coding sequence ATGGCAAAAAAAGTTACACGTAAACGTCGTGTTAAAAAGAATGTAGAAAGCGGAGTTGCACATATTCGTTCTACTTTTAACAACACAATCGTAATGATTACAGATGTACATGGAAATGCGATTTCATGGTCTTCAGCAGGATCTTTAGGATTCCGCGGATCAAAAAAATCTACTCCATTTGCAGCTCAAATGGCAGCTGAAGCAGCCGCTAAAGTAAGTATGGAAAACGGAATGAAAACTGTAGAAGTTGCAGTTAAAGGTCCAGGTTCTGGTCGTGAAGCAGCAATTCGTTCTTTACAAGCTACTGGATTAGAAGTTACAGCAATTCGTGACGTAACTCCAATTCCTCATAATGGATGCCGCCCTCCAAAACGCCGTCGTGTTTAA
- the rplQ gene encoding 50S ribosomal protein L17, protein MGYRKLGRTSSQRKAMLRDLTSDLIINERIVTTEARAKEVRKTTEKMITLGKKGDLHARRQAAEFVRNEVASVKEEGEDIVVQSVLQKLFSDVAPRYAERQGGYTRIMKTQPRRGDAAPMVIIELV, encoded by the coding sequence ATGGGTTACCGTAAATTAGGACGTACAAGTTCACAACGTAAAGCAATGCTACGCGACTTAACTTCTGATTTGATCATCAACGAACGCATCGTAACGACTGAAGCTCGCGCTAAAGAAGTCCGTAAAACGACTGAAAAAATGATTACTTTAGGCAAAAAAGGCGATTTACACGCACGCCGTCAAGCTGCTGAATTCGTACGTAATGAAGTCGCTTCTGTTAAAGAAGAAGGCGAAGATATCGTTGTTCAATCAGTTTTACAAAAATTGTTTAGTGATGTTGCTCCACGTTACGCTGAGCGTCAAGGTGGATACACACGTATCATGAAAACTCAACCACGTCGCGGCGATGCTGCACCAATGGTTATTATTGAATTAGTTTAA
- a CDS encoding DNA-directed RNA polymerase subunit alpha, with translation MIEIEKPRIETIEISDDAKFGKFVVEPLERGYGTTLGNSLRRILLSSLPGAAVTTIQIDGVLHEFSTVDGVVEDVTSIILNIKKLALKLYSGEDKTIEIDVKGPAVVTAADIIYDSDVEILNPDLYICTVAEGARFHVRMTAKSGRGYVRAEHNKQDDMPIGVLPVDSIYTPVSRVNYQVENTRVGQKNISDKLTLDVWADGSISPEEAVSLAAKILTEHLNVFVNLTDEARKAEIMVEKEETHKEKMLEMTIEELDLSVRSYNCLKRAGINSVQELTDKTEAEMIKVRNLGRKSLEEVKFKLAELDLNLRQDD, from the coding sequence ATGATCGAAATTGAGAAACCAAGAATTGAAACGATTGAGATCAGCGATGATGCCAAGTTTGGTAAATTCGTTGTAGAACCACTTGAACGCGGTTATGGTACAACGTTAGGTAATTCACTACGTCGTATTTTGTTGTCTTCTCTTCCAGGAGCAGCAGTAACTACTATTCAAATTGATGGTGTATTACATGAATTTTCAACTGTCGATGGTGTTGTTGAGGATGTAACATCAATCATTTTAAATATTAAAAAACTTGCTCTCAAGTTATATTCTGGTGAAGACAAAACGATTGAAATTGACGTAAAAGGTCCAGCAGTCGTAACAGCAGCTGATATCATTTATGATAGCGATGTTGAAATCTTAAATCCTGACTTGTACATTTGTACAGTTGCAGAAGGCGCACGCTTCCACGTACGCATGACAGCAAAATCAGGACGCGGATATGTACGTGCTGAACATAATAAACAAGACGATATGCCAATTGGTGTATTGCCAGTCGATTCAATTTACACCCCGGTTAGTCGTGTGAACTATCAAGTTGAAAATACTCGAGTGGGTCAAAAAAATATTTCTGACAAATTAACACTTGATGTTTGGGCAGATGGTTCGATTAGTCCAGAAGAGGCTGTGAGTTTAGCAGCTAAAATTCTTACAGAACATTTAAACGTCTTTGTAAATCTAACTGATGAAGCTCGTAAAGCTGAAATCATGGTAGAAAAAGAAGAAACTCATAAAGAGAAAATGCTCGAAATGACAATTGAAGAGCTTGATTTGTCTGTCCGTTCATACAACTGTTTGAAACGTGCTGGAATCAATTCTGTTCAAGAGTTAACAGATAAAACTGAAGCTGAAATGATTAAAGTACGTAATCTAGGACGTAAATCACTTGAAGAAGTGAAATTTAAGTTAGCTGAATTAGACTTAAACTTACGCCAAGATGACTAG
- the rpmJ gene encoding 50S ribosomal protein L36, with the protein MKVRPSVKKICDKCKVIRRKGRVMVICENPKHKQRQG; encoded by the coding sequence ATGAAAGTAAGACCATCAGTAAAGAAAATTTGTGACAAATGCAAAGTTATCCGTCGTAAAGGACGTGTTATGGTGATTTGCGAAAACCCTAAACACAAACAACGCCAAGGATAA
- the rplO gene encoding 50S ribosomal protein L15 → MKLHELQPAEGSRKVRNRVGRGTSSGNGKTSGRGQKGQNSRSGGGVRLGFEGGQTPLFRRVPKRGFTNINRKEFAIVNLDTLNRFEDGTVVTPALLVETKVIKSEKSGIKVLGNGQVERKLTVQASKFSQAAKEAIEAAGGSVEVI, encoded by the coding sequence ATGAAACTTCATGAATTACAACCCGCAGAAGGATCTCGTAAAGTGCGTAACCGCGTTGGACGTGGGACTTCATCAGGTAACGGTAAAACATCAGGTCGAGGCCAAAAAGGACAAAACTCACGTTCAGGTGGTGGCGTACGTTTAGGATTTGAAGGTGGTCAAACACCATTATTCCGTCGTGTACCAAAACGTGGATTTACAAACATCAACCGCAAAGAATTCGCTATTGTAAATCTTGATACTTTAAACCGTTTCGAAGATGGTACAGTAGTAACACCAGCATTGTTGGTGGAAACAAAAGTCATCAAATCTGAAAAATCAGGGATTAAAGTTTTGGGTAATGGTCAAGTTGAACGTAAACTTACTGTTCAAGCAAGCAAATTCTCCCAAGCAGCTAAAGAAGCAATTGAAGCTGCTGGCGGTTCAGTTGAGGTGATCTAA
- the truA gene encoding tRNA pseudouridine(38-40) synthase TruA: MEPLRYKLIVQYDGTHFAGFQIQPHDRTVQGEIQRALKIMTKGKEVIIHGSGRTDSGVHAKGQVIHFDYPIEIPVKNMQRALNSLTTDEIFVQEVSLVDADFHARYNTSGKKYQYRVDLNAIPDPFKRLYTLHHPYPIDMKKLKDALKDLEGEHDFSSFCASNSGREDKVRTVYEASVYEDTFNNELVFTFRGNGFLYNMVRIFVGTLLQIANGLRPADEIQRLLEVKDRNQAGPTAKPQGLYLMEVYYDSSKAKKGTDYQEDSVLGEQVQDELDHSIK, from the coding sequence ATGGAACCACTACGCTATAAATTGATTGTTCAATACGACGGTACGCATTTTGCTGGATTTCAGATTCAGCCTCATGATCGTACCGTACAAGGCGAAATCCAACGAGCGTTAAAAATTATGACTAAAGGAAAAGAAGTGATCATCCATGGATCTGGACGAACAGATTCTGGCGTCCATGCAAAAGGACAGGTCATTCACTTTGACTACCCAATCGAAATCCCAGTCAAAAATATGCAGCGAGCATTGAACAGCTTGACCACTGATGAGATTTTTGTTCAGGAAGTCTCGCTTGTCGATGCTGATTTTCATGCCCGGTACAATACTAGTGGAAAGAAGTACCAATACCGAGTCGATTTAAACGCGATTCCGGATCCATTCAAACGGTTGTATACGTTGCACCATCCTTACCCAATTGATATGAAAAAATTAAAAGATGCGTTGAAAGACTTAGAAGGTGAACACGACTTTTCCAGTTTCTGTGCCAGCAACAGTGGCAGAGAAGACAAAGTGCGCACAGTATATGAAGCCAGTGTCTATGAAGACACATTTAATAATGAATTGGTTTTTACTTTTAGAGGAAACGGCTTTTTGTATAATATGGTTCGTATATTTGTAGGTACTTTGCTGCAAATTGCTAATGGCTTACGACCGGCAGATGAAATCCAACGACTGCTGGAAGTTAAAGATCGCAATCAGGCTGGTCCTACGGCTAAACCACAAGGATTGTATTTGATGGAAGTCTATTACGACTCTTCGAAAGCTAAAAAAGGCACAGATTATCAAGAAGACAGCGTACTAGGAGAGCAGGTGCAAGATGAGTTGGATCATTCGATTAAGTAA
- the rpmD gene encoding 50S ribosomal protein L30 yields MANLEITLKRSVIGRPQNQKDTVKALGLRKINSTVVKPANEAITGMVNTISHLVDVKEV; encoded by the coding sequence ATGGCTAATTTAGAAATTACTTTAAAACGTAGCGTTATCGGACGTCCTCAAAACCAAAAAGATACAGTTAAAGCTCTTGGATTAAGAAAAATCAACAGCACTGTAGTGAAGCCTGCTAATGAAGCAATCACTGGTATGGTTAACACAATCTCACATTTAGTGGACGTTAAAGAAGTATAG
- the rpsM gene encoding 30S ribosomal protein S13: MARIAGVDIPRDKRVVISLTYIYGIGKNTAQKVLNEAGVSEEIRVRDLSNDQLDAIRSTIDKLKVEGDLRREVSQDIKRLIEIGSYRGIRHRRGLPVRGQNTKNNARTRKGPAKSIAGRKK, encoded by the coding sequence ATGGCTCGTATTGCAGGTGTAGATATTCCGCGTGACAAACGCGTAGTAATTTCTCTAACTTATATATATGGAATCGGTAAAAACACAGCTCAAAAAGTCTTAAACGAAGCTGGCGTATCTGAAGAAATTCGTGTACGTGACTTGTCAAATGATCAATTAGACGCTATTCGTTCTACAATTGATAAATTAAAAGTTGAAGGTGACCTTCGTCGTGAAGTAAGCCAAGACATCAAACGATTGATTGAAATCGGATCATACCGAGGCATACGTCATCGCCGTGGTTTACCAGTTCGTGGACAAAACACGAAAAACAACGCGCGTACTCGTAAAGGCCCAGCTAAATCAATTGCCGGCAGAAAAAAATAA
- the infA gene encoding translation initiation factor IF-1: MAKDDVIEIEGTVVETLPNAMFKVELENGHVVLAHVSGKIRMHYIRILPGDKVTVELSPYDLSRGRITYRFK; this comes from the coding sequence GTGGCGAAAGACGATGTCATTGAAATTGAAGGAACAGTCGTTGAAACTTTGCCGAATGCAATGTTTAAAGTCGAACTTGAAAATGGCCATGTTGTATTGGCTCACGTTTCAGGTAAAATCCGAATGCACTACATTAGAATCCTACCAGGAGACAAAGTAACAGTTGAGTTGTCACCGTATGATTTATCACGTGGTCGCATAACTTATCGCTTTAAATAA
- the secY gene encoding preprotein translocase subunit SecY, with the protein MIKLLIESFKAKDIRSRIIFTLGILIVFRLGTHITVPGVNAAALQELSSNSSLFSLLNTIGGGALDRFSIFALGVSPYITASIVVQLLQMDIIPKFAEWAKQGEVGRRKLNQVTRYLTIGLAFVQAIGISYGFNAGTNQGLIINPGTTTYLMIAVMFTAGTMLVMWLGEQITVKGFGNGTSMIIFSGIIARVPSDLSDFYNSQIRNAGDEMAQALLFALLIAIAFVAIVVTVVYVENAKRKIPVQYSKRSAGSNQDTHLPLKVNSAGVIPVIFASSFIMTPQTVLGFFSATNADAQWFIILNKIFNLQEPIGAVLYTVLIVVFTYFYAFIQVNPEKVAENLQKQGGYIPSVRPGKPTQDFISATLTRLSTVGAVYLGVIAILPILASNVWNLPQSVSLGGTSLLIVVGVALELMRQLEGQMSKKSYQGFIQ; encoded by the coding sequence ATGATCAAACTGCTTATAGAATCCTTTAAAGCAAAGGACATTCGAAGTAGAATTATCTTCACTTTAGGTATTTTAATCGTGTTTAGACTAGGAACTCATATAACGGTTCCTGGTGTTAATGCGGCAGCTTTACAAGAACTATCCTCAAATAGTTCTTTGTTTAGTTTATTGAATACTATCGGTGGGGGAGCATTAGACAGATTTTCTATTTTTGCACTCGGTGTTTCTCCTTATATCACTGCCTCAATTGTTGTTCAACTGTTGCAAATGGACATTATTCCTAAGTTTGCTGAATGGGCAAAACAAGGTGAAGTAGGCCGCAGAAAATTAAACCAAGTTACAAGATACTTAACAATTGGGTTGGCATTTGTTCAAGCAATTGGTATCTCTTATGGGTTTAATGCTGGCACGAACCAAGGATTGATTATCAATCCAGGAACGACTACTTATCTTATGATTGCCGTCATGTTTACTGCCGGAACTATGTTAGTTATGTGGCTAGGGGAACAAATTACAGTTAAGGGATTTGGAAACGGGACTTCAATGATTATCTTCTCAGGTATCATTGCTCGTGTACCTTCTGATTTAAGTGATTTTTACAATTCACAAATACGAAATGCTGGAGATGAAATGGCGCAAGCTCTTCTCTTCGCACTTCTAATTGCGATTGCTTTCGTAGCAATTGTTGTAACAGTCGTCTACGTCGAAAATGCAAAAAGAAAAATTCCTGTTCAATACTCAAAACGTTCAGCTGGCTCAAACCAGGACACTCACTTGCCTTTGAAAGTAAACTCAGCTGGTGTTATTCCAGTTATCTTCGCAAGTTCATTTATTATGACACCACAAACAGTCTTAGGATTCTTTAGTGCTACGAATGCAGATGCACAATGGTTTATCATTTTAAATAAGATCTTTAACTTGCAAGAACCGATTGGAGCAGTATTATATACTGTTTTAATTGTAGTCTTTACGTATTTCTACGCATTCATCCAAGTGAATCCGGAAAAAGTTGCTGAAAACTTACAAAAACAAGGCGGATATATTCCTAGTGTGCGTCCAGGAAAACCAACACAAGACTTTATCTCAGCAACGCTAACGCGTTTGAGTACAGTCGGAGCTGTTTATCTTGGAGTTATCGCAATACTTCCAATACTTGCGTCAAACGTTTGGAACTTACCTCAATCTGTTTCTCTAGGTGGAACCAGCCTACTTATCGTAGTTGGTGTAGCTCTAGAACTTATGAGACAACTTGAAGGCCAAATGTCTAAAAAAAGTTACCAAGGCTTTATACAATAA
- the rplF gene encoding 50S ribosomal protein L6, translating to MSRIGNKTITIPEGVTVTRNEDIVTVKGPKGELSRSFSPVITMNVEGNEINFSRPNDLKTNRALHGTMRANLNNMIVGVTVGFEKTLELVGVGYRAQLQGEKLVLNVGYSHPVEFVPEDGINVEVPANTKVVVKGMNKEKVGALAANIRSVRPPEPYKGKGIRYSDEVVRRKEGKTGK from the coding sequence GTGAGCCGTATAGGTAATAAAACAATCACTATCCCTGAAGGCGTAACGGTTACTCGTAATGAGGACATCGTTACTGTTAAAGGGCCAAAAGGTGAATTGAGTCGTTCTTTCAGCCCAGTTATCACAATGAATGTAGAAGGCAACGAAATTAACTTTTCTCGTCCAAACGACTTGAAAACAAATCGTGCACTACATGGCACAATGCGTGCTAATTTAAACAACATGATTGTTGGTGTAACTGTTGGTTTTGAAAAAACATTAGAATTAGTTGGTGTTGGGTACCGTGCTCAATTACAAGGTGAAAAACTTGTATTGAACGTTGGATACTCTCATCCTGTAGAATTTGTTCCAGAAGATGGAATTAACGTTGAAGTTCCTGCAAACACTAAAGTAGTTGTTAAAGGAATGAACAAAGAGAAAGTTGGCGCTTTAGCTGCTAACATTCGTAGCGTACGTCCACCTGAACCTTATAAAGGTAAAGGAATTCGTTATTCTGACGAAGTTGTACGTCGTAAAGAAGGTAAAACAGGTAAATAA
- the rpsE gene encoding 30S ribosomal protein S5, whose amino-acid sequence MVYIDPTHLELEDRVVSINRVTKVVKGGRRLRFAAIVVVGDKNGHVGFGTGKAQEVPEAIRKAIEDAKKNLIEVPMVDTTIPHEVIGRYSGGNILIKPAVAGSGVSAGGPVRAILELAGVADVTSKSLGSSTPINMIRATVEGLLQLKRVEDVAKLRGKTVEEIIG is encoded by the coding sequence ATGGTTTACATCGATCCAACACATTTGGAATTAGAAGATCGTGTCGTTTCAATCAATCGCGTAACTAAAGTTGTTAAAGGTGGACGTCGTCTACGTTTTGCTGCTATCGTTGTTGTCGGAGATAAAAACGGACACGTAGGTTTCGGTACTGGTAAAGCTCAAGAAGTACCAGAAGCTATCCGCAAAGCAATTGAAGATGCTAAGAAGAATCTTATTGAAGTACCTATGGTAGATACTACGATTCCTCACGAAGTTATTGGTCGCTACAGCGGCGGTAACATCTTAATCAAACCTGCTGTTGCCGGTTCTGGGGTTTCTGCTGGTGGTCCAGTACGTGCCATCTTGGAATTAGCTGGAGTTGCTGACGTAACAAGTAAATCTTTAGGTTCAAGTACACCAATCAATATGATTCGTGCTACTGTTGAAGGTTTATTACAGTTGAAACGCGTTGAAGATGTTGCAAAACTTCGCGGTAAAACTGTAGAAGAAATTATAGGATAA
- a CDS encoding energy-coupling factor ABC transporter ATP-binding protein, which produces MDITFEKVGYTYQKGTPFQNRALYDIDLHIKEGSFTALVGHTGSGKSTVLQHLNALMKPSEGTVTIGDRIITAQTDNKNLKSIRKKVGIVFQFPESQLFEETVAKDIAFGPKNFGATEEEGLELAKRMLPIVGLDESYLERSPFDLSGGQMRRVAIAGVLAMEPEVLVLDEPTAGLDPQGRKEMMDMFYRLYRTQGITIILVTHQMDDVANYADHMVVLEKGTVIKEGAPQAVFKDAEWLESKQLGVPSAVSFGSLLSQKTGLFLNELPLTTGDLADEIAKALKLQLVATEEGDAQ; this is translated from the coding sequence ATGGACATTACTTTCGAAAAAGTAGGCTATACCTATCAAAAAGGCACACCTTTCCAAAACCGGGCACTCTATGACATTGACTTACATATTAAAGAAGGTAGCTTTACTGCTTTAGTAGGTCACACAGGCAGCGGGAAATCGACTGTGCTGCAACATTTAAATGCATTAATGAAACCTAGTGAAGGTACAGTAACCATTGGAGACCGGATCATTACCGCACAAACAGATAATAAAAACTTGAAAAGTATTCGTAAAAAAGTAGGAATCGTCTTTCAATTTCCTGAATCCCAGTTATTTGAAGAAACAGTCGCAAAAGATATTGCTTTTGGACCTAAAAATTTCGGAGCTACTGAAGAAGAAGGACTTGAACTAGCTAAGCGTATGCTTCCAATCGTGGGCTTAGACGAGTCGTATTTAGAACGCTCACCGTTTGACCTATCTGGTGGTCAAATGCGACGTGTGGCTATTGCTGGCGTTCTAGCGATGGAACCTGAAGTATTGGTCTTAGATGAACCAACTGCAGGTCTGGATCCTCAAGGGAGAAAAGAAATGATGGACATGTTTTACCGCTTGTACCGCACACAAGGGATCACGATCATCTTGGTAACTCACCAAATGGACGATGTAGCGAATTATGCCGATCATATGGTGGTACTTGAAAAAGGAACTGTCATCAAAGAAGGCGCGCCTCAAGCAGTATTTAAAGACGCTGAGTGGCTTGAATCGAAGCAGTTAGGTGTTCCTTCTGCTGTTTCATTTGGAAGCCTCTTGAGCCAAAAAACAGGCCTTTTCTTAAATGAACTGCCACTAACAACAGGGGACTTAGCTGATGAGATTGCGAAAGCATTGAAACTGCAGTTAGTTGCAACAGAAGAAGGTGATGCCCAATGA
- a CDS encoding adenylate kinase: MNLILMGLPGAGKGTQAEQIVDTYHVPHISTGDMFRAAIKNETALGLEAKSYMDKGDLVPDEVTNGIVKERLAEADTEDGFLLDGFPRTLNQAHALEEILKDLNKKLDAVVYISVNKDILMQRLTGRIICRSCGATYHKINKPPVVEGTCDRCGGHEFYQREDDKPETVENRISVNLELTEPLLDFYKERNVLHTVNGEDDVKDVFKNVQNILVNTK, from the coding sequence TTGAATCTCATTTTAATGGGTCTTCCTGGTGCAGGAAAAGGAACGCAAGCTGAACAAATTGTTGACACATATCATGTGCCGCATATTTCTACAGGGGATATGTTCCGAGCTGCTATCAAAAATGAAACTGCCTTAGGATTAGAAGCTAAGTCTTATATGGATAAAGGCGATTTAGTACCTGACGAAGTAACCAACGGGATTGTAAAAGAACGTTTAGCTGAAGCAGATACTGAAGATGGGTTCTTATTAGATGGTTTTCCTAGAACGCTTAACCAAGCGCATGCTTTGGAAGAAATCTTAAAAGACCTAAACAAAAAATTAGATGCTGTTGTTTACATCAGTGTTAACAAAGATATCTTAATGCAACGTTTAACTGGACGGATTATCTGTCGTTCATGTGGTGCAACGTATCATAAAATCAATAAACCACCAGTGGTTGAAGGTACTTGTGATCGATGTGGCGGACATGAATTCTATCAAAGAGAAGACGATAAACCAGAAACTGTTGAAAATCGTATTAGTGTTAACCTAGAGTTAACCGAACCTCTATTAGACTTTTATAAAGAACGTAATGTGTTACACACCGTAAATGGTGAAGATGATGTTAAAGACGTTTTCAAAAATGTCCAAAACATACTTGTAAACACTAAGTAA
- a CDS encoding energy-coupling factor transporter transmembrane component T family protein produces MMDKLIFGRYIPGTSWIHKLDPRAKLLGTIIFIGIIFLANNWQTYLLLLVFALGAIHLSNIKLSFFINGVKPLIWLILFTVVLQVLFTGGSTIYFDWGPIIVSQEGLINGVFIFCRFVLIIFMSTLLTLTTMPLSLTDAIEYLLRPLKVIKVPVYEIALMLSIALRFVPTLMDETEKIMNAQRARGVDFGEGNIFQQMKAIVPILIPLFVSSFNRAEELATAMEARGYKGGEGRTKYRKLDWVSRDTVAMLVYALLTVGLVVFRN; encoded by the coding sequence ATGATGGATAAATTGATTTTTGGTCGTTACATTCCTGGAACCTCGTGGATTCACAAATTAGATCCGCGTGCGAAACTGTTAGGAACCATTATTTTTATCGGAATTATTTTCTTAGCGAACAATTGGCAAACGTATCTGCTCTTATTGGTCTTTGCTTTAGGTGCTATTCACTTGTCCAATATTAAACTCAGCTTTTTCATTAATGGAGTTAAACCGTTGATTTGGCTGATTCTGTTTACAGTTGTCTTGCAAGTCCTCTTTACGGGAGGCAGTACGATCTACTTTGATTGGGGCCCGATTATCGTCTCACAAGAAGGTTTGATTAACGGAGTCTTCATTTTTTGTCGATTTGTGTTGATCATTTTTATGTCGACCTTACTGACTTTGACAACGATGCCTTTATCGCTGACTGATGCCATCGAGTATTTATTGCGTCCGTTGAAAGTCATTAAAGTCCCTGTTTATGAAATTGCCTTGATGCTGTCGATCGCGTTGCGTTTTGTGCCAACGTTGATGGATGAAACGGAAAAAATCATGAATGCTCAACGAGCTCGTGGAGTTGACTTTGGCGAAGGAAATATCTTCCAACAGATGAAAGCCATCGTACCGATCTTGATCCCCTTATTTGTCAGCTCATTTAACCGCGCTGAGGAATTGGCTACGGCTATGGAAGCCAGAGGGTACAAAGGCGGCGAAGGAAGAACAAAATACCGCAAACTGGATTGGGTATCACGGGATACAGTAGCTATGCTGGTGTATGCTCTATTGACAGTCGGATTAGTTGTATTTAGAAATTGA